In one window of Mesorhizobium sp. B2-1-1 DNA:
- a CDS encoding aminotransferase, translating to MAAARDLKASEMAGAGAADAVELARRHLVQPWPYAGSVGAEARALIGEGDGIYITDGTGKRLIDGPAGMWCVNVGHRREELARVMYDQAMALSYNTPWYTMNAPSAELAGRIAGHAPGDLSHVFYTTGGSSAVETALRFMQFYNNVRGRPEKKLILSRGGAYHGSTYLSASLNGRPRDRDWMDGADELVIKLSSPDPFRRPQGMSMADFTDFLVDQFRDTVARVGADRIGAFVGEPVQASGGVIVPPDGYLKRIREICRDNDILYVSDEVVTGFGRLGHVFASGDVFGIDPDMITFAKGVTSGYFPLGGVIISERLLEELRRSNHPDAMFGHGLTYTSHPVGCAVALRNLDLLEQGVLAHTQAVAPYFQAQLKTLEELPLVGEVRGLGLMGCVECVADRESKDPLQLDKDVGKRIDAHCHELGLLVRPLINMCVMSPPLVITREQIDDMVGILREGISRTMDDLRKEGVWRG from the coding sequence ATGGCGGCTGCGAGGGACCTGAAGGCGAGCGAAATGGCCGGAGCCGGAGCTGCCGATGCCGTCGAGTTGGCCAGGCGCCATCTCGTCCAGCCTTGGCCGTATGCCGGTTCGGTCGGCGCGGAAGCGCGCGCGCTGATCGGCGAAGGCGACGGCATCTACATCACCGACGGCACCGGCAAGCGGTTGATCGACGGGCCGGCCGGCATGTGGTGCGTCAATGTCGGCCATCGGCGCGAGGAGCTCGCCAGGGTGATGTACGACCAGGCGATGGCACTGTCCTACAATACGCCCTGGTACACGATGAACGCGCCGTCGGCGGAACTTGCCGGTCGCATAGCAGGTCATGCGCCTGGCGATCTCAGCCACGTCTTCTACACCACAGGCGGCTCCTCGGCGGTGGAGACGGCGCTGCGCTTCATGCAGTTCTACAACAATGTGCGGGGCCGGCCGGAGAAGAAGCTGATCCTGTCGCGCGGCGGCGCCTATCACGGCTCGACCTATCTGTCGGCCTCGCTCAATGGCCGCCCGCGTGACCGCGACTGGATGGACGGCGCCGACGAGCTGGTGATCAAGCTGTCCTCGCCCGATCCGTTCCGTCGTCCGCAGGGCATGAGCATGGCTGATTTCACCGACTTCCTCGTCGACCAGTTCCGCGACACCGTCGCGCGAGTCGGTGCTGACCGGATCGGCGCTTTCGTCGGCGAGCCGGTGCAGGCCTCCGGCGGCGTTATCGTGCCGCCGGACGGCTACCTCAAGCGCATCCGCGAGATCTGCCGCGACAACGACATCCTCTATGTCTCCGACGAGGTGGTGACGGGCTTTGGACGGCTGGGCCATGTCTTCGCCTCCGGCGATGTGTTCGGCATCGATCCCGACATGATCACCTTCGCCAAGGGTGTGACGTCAGGCTATTTCCCGCTCGGCGGCGTCATCATATCGGAACGGCTGCTGGAGGAACTGCGCCGGTCGAACCATCCCGACGCGATGTTCGGCCATGGCCTGACCTACACCTCCCATCCGGTCGGCTGCGCAGTGGCGCTCAGGAATCTCGACCTTCTGGAGCAGGGCGTACTTGCCCACACGCAAGCGGTCGCGCCCTACTTCCAGGCGCAGCTGAAGACGCTGGAAGAATTGCCGTTGGTCGGCGAGGTGCGCGGGCTGGGATTGATGGGCTGCGTCGAATGTGTCGCCGACCGCGAAAGCAAGGACCCGCTGCAGCTCGACAAGGATGTCGGCAAACGCATCGACGCGCATTGCCACGAGCTCGGCCTGCTGGTGCGGCCGCTGATCAACATGTGCGTGATGTCGCCGCCGCTGGTCATCACGCGCGAGCAGATCGACGACATGGTCGGCATTTTGCGCGAGGGCATTTCGCGCACGATGGATGATCTCAGGAAAGAAGGGGTGTGGCGGGGATGA
- a CDS encoding aromatic ring-hydroxylating oxygenase subunit alpha, with translation MNPHLRDVAIPNDWDRRGLPGWSYHSDALLELEKEHVFRNHWQIAGHVSDIPDAGDYLAMDVVGERALIVRGKDGVVRGFNNMCRHRGSRVVADSQGNCKNALVCPFHGWVYNLDGTLRGAARPRSFPDLDKTEFGLMPLDLEVWMGFIFIRFRAGGPQPSVAELMKPIEPEFSHYKAADMVPSWGIWTQKTPVNWKSVRDVDNEGYHVAMAHPALQDLYGATYFDEPFVNGVSRSFASYNPHAGRRWSVRNYVKIAPEPAHLPDYLKKAWVYYGIFPNAVLSVMPESVQFYQEFPLSTGETLLRGAIYRYRDESREQAAARYLSFRIDRDTMSEDVQLSVWSNESMLSEAFEGFYLSDLEYGVRTHHDHLRRQIPVLGLETAPEEKDMWNLNDALRSRG, from the coding sequence ATGAACCCGCATCTCCGTGATGTGGCCATTCCCAACGATTGGGACCGGCGGGGACTGCCTGGCTGGAGCTACCATTCCGATGCCCTCCTCGAACTCGAGAAGGAGCACGTTTTCCGCAACCATTGGCAAATCGCCGGACATGTCAGCGACATCCCTGACGCAGGCGACTACCTGGCCATGGACGTCGTCGGCGAACGCGCTCTGATCGTGCGCGGCAAGGACGGCGTCGTGCGCGGTTTCAACAATATGTGCCGCCATCGCGGCAGCCGTGTCGTCGCCGACAGCCAGGGCAACTGCAAGAACGCGCTTGTGTGCCCATTCCACGGCTGGGTCTACAATCTCGATGGCACGTTGCGCGGCGCTGCCCGCCCGCGTTCCTTTCCCGATCTCGACAAGACCGAGTTCGGCCTGATGCCGCTCGATCTGGAGGTCTGGATGGGCTTTATCTTCATTCGCTTCCGCGCTGGCGGCCCGCAGCCCTCCGTCGCCGAGCTGATGAAGCCGATCGAGCCCGAATTCTCGCACTACAAGGCCGCCGACATGGTGCCCTCCTGGGGCATCTGGACCCAGAAAACTCCGGTCAACTGGAAGTCGGTGCGCGACGTCGACAATGAGGGCTATCACGTCGCCATGGCGCACCCGGCCCTGCAGGACCTCTATGGCGCGACCTATTTCGACGAACCCTTCGTCAACGGCGTGTCGCGCTCCTTCGCCAGCTACAACCCGCATGCCGGCCGTCGCTGGAGCGTCAGGAACTACGTCAAGATCGCGCCGGAGCCGGCGCATCTGCCGGACTATCTGAAGAAGGCCTGGGTCTATTATGGCATCTTCCCCAATGCCGTCCTCTCGGTGATGCCGGAATCGGTGCAGTTCTATCAGGAGTTCCCGCTGTCGACGGGTGAGACCCTGCTGCGCGGCGCCATTTACCGCTATCGCGACGAAAGCCGCGAGCAGGCTGCGGCCCGCTATCTCTCCTTCCGCATCGACCGCGACACCATGTCGGAGGATGTCCAGCTTTCGGTGTGGTCGAACGAATCCATGCTGTCGGAAGCCTTCGAGGGTTTTTACCTCTCCGACCTCGAATACGGAGTGCGCACCCACCACGACCATCTGCGCAGGCAGATCCCCGTGCTTGGGCTCGAAACGGCGCCGGAGGAGAAGGACATGTGGAACTTGAACGACGCGCTGCGGTCGCGTGGATAG
- a CDS encoding sensor histidine kinase, translating to MTAEAAGTDMQDGRQGAAMAAVRVVRRLREAGDWQREMEAILETLCRAMDCQRGILFRLRELPGQGFAQSVAAYWIDPVVGGELASPTVIVQSIINADPLLERLQEDERQGKIFAGHTRDLEGFLRADFEKQSIKSFLSVSVFAHGHLWGTLAVNDCIEEREWTDEEEATLHIIALAIGDAIERSPSDAHASEVIRRTMLQASLDAILVIDETGSIVEFNPAAEKMFGFLRSDILGKDLLDTIVPIYYRKGYASGAEYMSGRGAPMVGQRLETVTQNAAGEIFPIELTATEMRVADRRLIFGSIRDLRDKLRAEEEINRQREKLHQNEKMAAMGSLLAGVSHELNNPLAVVVAQSTLLHEFASDPQTKVRAEKVRAAAERCGRIVKSFLSMVRLHPTERAETDLNQVIRAALEVTAYGARSSGIIIDTDFAPGPLLAMADADHVTQVAANFLINSQHALAGIGGDRLIKVRTFRSERGDPGFSVEDNGPGVPEAIRSRIFESYFTTKPVGVGTGIGLSISKSIIERHNGNVWFEEVLPSGARFVVQLPAIVAGVAIAGEGQPRSSGLRHALIIDDEPDVAGSLSDILELMGIKSRIAPLWDTATAILAGHMPPDIVFSDLRMPGTSGMTIYRELLAERPELARRFVLVTGDLIGAKAEIEALPPLQRPQILEKPFSTLDVRSVLSAIADQVVSKG from the coding sequence ATGACCGCTGAAGCAGCAGGCACGGACATGCAAGACGGCCGGCAAGGCGCGGCGATGGCGGCCGTGCGCGTGGTGCGGCGGCTGCGCGAGGCCGGCGACTGGCAGCGCGAGATGGAAGCCATACTGGAAACGCTTTGCCGCGCAATGGACTGCCAGCGCGGCATCCTGTTCCGCCTGCGCGAACTGCCCGGCCAGGGATTTGCCCAGTCGGTGGCCGCCTACTGGATCGATCCCGTGGTCGGTGGCGAGCTGGCCTCGCCGACGGTGATCGTGCAGTCGATCATCAACGCCGATCCGCTGCTGGAACGGCTGCAGGAGGATGAACGGCAGGGCAAGATTTTCGCCGGCCATACGCGCGACCTCGAGGGCTTCCTGAGAGCCGACTTCGAGAAACAGAGCATTAAGTCGTTCCTGTCGGTGTCCGTATTCGCGCATGGCCACCTGTGGGGGACGCTGGCGGTCAATGACTGTATCGAGGAGCGCGAATGGACCGATGAGGAAGAAGCGACGCTGCATATCATCGCGCTGGCCATCGGCGACGCGATCGAACGCTCGCCCTCCGACGCCCACGCCAGCGAGGTCATCCGCCGCACCATGCTGCAAGCCTCGCTCGATGCCATCCTCGTCATCGACGAGACCGGCTCGATCGTCGAATTCAATCCGGCCGCCGAGAAGATGTTCGGCTTCCTGCGCAGCGATATCCTCGGCAAGGACCTGCTCGACACCATCGTGCCGATCTATTACCGTAAGGGCTATGCGTCGGGGGCCGAATACATGTCCGGCCGCGGCGCGCCAATGGTCGGACAGCGGCTCGAGACGGTGACCCAGAACGCCGCCGGCGAGATTTTCCCCATCGAACTGACGGCGACCGAGATGCGGGTCGCCGACCGCCGCCTGATCTTCGGCTCCATCCGCGACCTGCGCGACAAGCTGCGCGCCGAGGAGGAGATCAATCGGCAGCGCGAGAAGTTGCACCAGAACGAGAAGATGGCGGCGATGGGTTCGCTGCTTGCGGGCGTCTCGCATGAGCTCAACAACCCGCTGGCCGTGGTTGTCGCCCAGTCGACGCTGCTGCACGAATTCGCCTCCGATCCGCAGACCAAGGTTCGCGCCGAGAAAGTTCGCGCCGCCGCCGAGCGCTGCGGCCGTATCGTCAAGAGTTTCCTGTCGATGGTCCGGCTGCATCCGACCGAGCGGGCCGAGACGGACCTCAACCAGGTGATCCGCGCGGCGCTCGAGGTGACCGCCTACGGCGCGCGCTCGAGCGGGATCATCATCGACACCGATTTCGCGCCTGGCCCGTTGCTGGCCATGGCCGACGCCGATCACGTCACCCAGGTGGCCGCCAATTTCCTCATCAACAGCCAGCATGCGCTGGCAGGCATAGGCGGCGACCGGCTGATCAAGGTGCGGACCTTCCGCAGCGAGCGCGGCGATCCCGGTTTCTCGGTCGAGGACAATGGGCCTGGCGTACCGGAAGCGATCCGGTCCCGCATCTTCGAATCCTATTTCACCACCAAGCCGGTCGGCGTCGGAACCGGCATCGGCCTGTCGATCTCGAAATCGATCATCGAGCGGCACAATGGCAATGTCTGGTTCGAGGAAGTGCTGCCAAGTGGCGCCCGTTTCGTCGTCCAGCTGCCGGCCATTGTAGCCGGCGTCGCCATCGCCGGCGAGGGCCAGCCGCGATCGAGCGGGCTGCGCCACGCCTTGATCATCGATGACGAGCCCGACGTCGCCGGTTCGCTCTCCGACATACTCGAACTGATGGGCATCAAGTCACGGATCGCGCCCCTCTGGGACACGGCCACAGCCATATTGGCTGGCCACATGCCGCCCGACATCGTCTTTTCGGACCTGCGCATGCCTGGAACAAGCGGCATGACCATCTATCGAGAGTTGCTTGCCGAAAGACCGGAACTGGCGCGGCGTTTCGTGCTGGTCACTGGCGACCTGATCGGCGCCAAGGCCGAAATCGAGGCGCTGCCGCCCTTGCAGCGTCCGCAGATCCTGGAGAAACCGTTCAGCACGCTGGATGTGCGCAGCGTGCTTTCCGCCATTGCCGACCAGGTGGTTTCGAAGGGATAG
- a CDS encoding response regulator: MFIPNLLSTESGSERIVRARILIVEDEPDLREAVAEYLGAAGYDVATAETAAAARSLVETQSFHLAILDIAMPGEDGLSLGRWLRSRLPIGIIYATAAGTALDRIVGLELGADDYIVKPYELREVLARVRSVLRRVPQHAPMHGQKASDPRRSVAFGSFQADLDGRLVTGANGAVIDMAKSEFDVLEVFLTRANRLLTRAAISEAIGLTEDPESSRAVDIRIMRLRKKIETDPASPKFLRTVRGEGYIFSLPAGDGH, encoded by the coding sequence ATGTTTATACCCAATCTACTTTCCACCGAAAGTGGGAGCGAGCGCATCGTGCGGGCAAGAATTTTAATTGTCGAGGATGAGCCCGATCTAAGAGAGGCGGTCGCCGAATATCTCGGCGCCGCCGGCTATGACGTGGCGACTGCCGAAACCGCGGCCGCCGCGCGCAGCCTGGTCGAAACGCAATCATTCCACCTCGCCATCCTCGACATCGCCATGCCGGGTGAGGATGGGCTATCGCTCGGCCGCTGGTTGCGCTCGAGACTGCCGATCGGCATCATCTATGCCACCGCCGCCGGCACCGCGCTTGATCGCATCGTCGGACTTGAGCTCGGCGCCGACGACTACATCGTCAAACCCTACGAGCTGCGCGAGGTGCTGGCCAGGGTCCGCAGCGTGCTGCGCCGGGTTCCGCAGCACGCGCCGATGCACGGCCAAAAGGCGAGCGATCCCCGCCGCTCCGTCGCTTTCGGCTCCTTCCAGGCTGATCTCGACGGCAGGCTGGTCACCGGCGCCAACGGCGCGGTGATCGACATGGCCAAGAGCGAGTTCGACGTGCTGGAGGTTTTCCTGACCCGCGCCAACCGGCTGCTGACACGTGCTGCCATTTCCGAAGCGATCGGCCTCACCGAAGATCCGGAATCCTCGCGCGCGGTCGACATTCGCATCATGCGCCTGCGCAAGAAGATAGAAACGGATCCGGCCAGCCCGAAATTCCTGCGTACGGTGCGCGGCGAAGGCTATATCTTCTCGCTGCCGGCCGGCGACGGCCACTAA
- a CDS encoding response regulator transcription factor, whose product MAARAVIGLICVADVVATELADHLERRGHDVRQARQPWEAESMLAGKGVDVVVVGDSLSQAEGRDLLRRYGSQGGGGEGGPDFILICRPCDLVDKVLALELGAADVIESPLNVRELAARVGGLLTRRGRAAQELIVLENATVDLRSAIVMHRSGTEEQLSPGQVALLRLFLASPRKVLTRDDIIAAAPAENVDAFDRSIDSRIVRLRRKLDTEAIITIRGAGYRFDPPAQFAD is encoded by the coding sequence ATGGCTGCACGCGCCGTTATCGGGCTTATCTGCGTCGCCGACGTGGTGGCGACCGAACTCGCCGATCACCTTGAGCGGCGAGGCCACGACGTGCGTCAGGCGCGCCAGCCCTGGGAAGCGGAATCTATGCTGGCGGGAAAGGGCGTCGACGTCGTCGTCGTCGGTGACAGCCTCAGCCAGGCGGAGGGACGTGATCTGCTCAGGCGTTATGGCAGCCAAGGCGGGGGCGGTGAAGGCGGACCGGATTTCATCCTGATCTGCCGGCCGTGCGACCTCGTCGACAAGGTGCTGGCGCTCGAGCTCGGTGCGGCCGACGTCATCGAAAGTCCGCTCAATGTCAGGGAACTCGCCGCCCGTGTCGGCGGCCTGCTGACGCGGCGGGGCAGGGCCGCCCAGGAACTGATCGTGTTGGAGAACGCGACCGTCGATTTGAGGTCGGCCATCGTCATGCACCGCTCGGGCACGGAGGAGCAGCTTTCGCCCGGCCAGGTGGCGCTGCTTCGGCTGTTCCTGGCCAGTCCCCGCAAGGTGCTGACGCGCGACGACATAATCGCGGCGGCGCCGGCCGAGAATGTCGACGCTTTCGACCGCTCGATCGATTCGCGCATCGTGCGGCTGCGCCGCAAGCTCGATACGGAAGCTATCATCACCATACGCGGCGCCGGCTACCGTTTCGATCCGCCGGCGCAATTCGCCGATTGA
- a CDS encoding L,D-transpeptidase: MHTAISAKLINITAAAALTAAALLFGAGTGTAHAANKIVARVSLSQQVMEVSVDGRPAFAWKVSTGDRAHVTPTGSFKPTRMHEMWYSKKYDNAPMPHSVFFSGGYAVHATYAIKRLGRPASHGCVRLHPDNAADFYQLVETFGPANTSIVIVK; the protein is encoded by the coding sequence ATGCATACTGCTATTTCCGCCAAGCTCATCAACATCACCGCCGCCGCTGCCCTGACGGCTGCGGCGCTTCTGTTCGGCGCCGGCACGGGTACCGCGCATGCCGCCAACAAGATCGTGGCGCGCGTCTCGCTTTCGCAACAGGTCATGGAAGTCTCGGTCGACGGCCGCCCGGCCTTCGCCTGGAAGGTTTCCACCGGCGACAGGGCGCATGTGACGCCGACCGGCTCGTTTAAGCCGACGCGCATGCATGAAATGTGGTATTCGAAGAAGTACGACAACGCGCCGATGCCGCATTCGGTGTTCTTCAGCGGCGGCTATGCGGTGCACGCCACCTATGCCATCAAGCGGCTTGGCCGGCCGGCCTCGCATGGTTGCGTGCGGCTGCATCCCGACAATGCCGCCGATTTCTACCAGCTCGTCGAAACCTTCGGGCCGGCCAACACCAGCATCGTCATCGTCAAGTAG
- a CDS encoding efflux RND transporter permease subunit, which translates to MSVSDLFIRRPVLSTVLACMILLLGFQGIFSLSIRQYPKVDETAITITTAYPGASADLIQGFISAPIARAVASTENIDYVTSSSRPSSSTVTVQMKLGSNPDVALTEVLSKVQGVRGTLPDASKDPVIVKGTGQQFAMMYISMQNPNMTKEQLTEYIERVIRPRMSTVEGVADVQIFGAQEYSMRVWIDPVRLAARGVTASEVLTAINNSNFLSAPGNTENEYVVSSITVRSTLQTPEAFAELPLRSTDGNVVRLRDVARVELGAENTDTRVSFNGKPGTFLAIFPTPAANPLTTAAALTKLVPQIQETLPKGMTIEIVYDATGQISASIDEVFKTIGEAVAIVVVVILLFLGSFRSVMMPIVTIPLSLIGVCFLLFAVGYSINLLSLLAMVLAIGLVVDDAIVVVENIHRHMEEDHMSPMQAAFNGMREIATAIVAMTMTLAAVFAPLAFTGGLTGALFREFAVTLAGSVVLSGVIAITITPMMSARLLKSGTPGRFQRIVDGTFARVEHVYERAVTGSLNYRPLTLIIVLALVGVTGFMFTKTSTELAPEEDQGFLLSLVTAPRYATSDYTETYVNQMLGLVKDIPETRAQFSAVAFGGTTNSAFVGFAFKDWAERKRNSKELQADITARLAKVAGVQAFVFAPPTLPGSGGGLPIALVVRSTGDSSEVYDVAEKIKNKAQASGRFIVVQNSMAYDAPQVTVTIDRDRAAALNLPIADIGRTLTLLVGGAEVAQFDRDSNSYDIIPQVPKEFRDNPEKLGEYFVRSVTGEMVPLSAVVKISTNASPAAIEQFNQLNSSTISALPLPGVTTGDGLKVLEDIARESLPDTFFIDYSGQSRQEKEQGNTILIAFGAAVIVIYLVLAAQFESFRDPLIIMMAVPLSIFGAIVPLNLGLGTLNIYTQVGLITLIGLITKHGILLVEFANQQREIHGMRRRDAIIASAKVRLRPILMTTAAMALGVVPLITSSGAGAAARYSMGLVIFTGILVGTMFTLFVVPMFYTFIASKDLPQLAEKPDPKLMPALPS; encoded by the coding sequence ATGAGCGTTTCCGATCTCTTCATTCGCCGGCCCGTCCTCTCCACGGTCCTTGCATGCATGATCCTGCTCCTGGGTTTCCAGGGCATATTCAGCCTGTCGATCCGCCAGTATCCGAAGGTTGACGAAACCGCGATCACCATCACGACGGCCTATCCGGGCGCCAGCGCCGACCTGATCCAGGGCTTCATTTCCGCTCCGATCGCGCGCGCCGTCGCCTCGACCGAGAACATCGATTACGTCACGTCGTCGAGCCGACCGTCCTCCAGCACCGTGACTGTGCAGATGAAGCTCGGCTCCAACCCGGACGTCGCGCTGACCGAAGTGCTGTCCAAGGTCCAGGGCGTGCGCGGCACCTTGCCGGACGCCTCCAAGGATCCCGTCATCGTCAAGGGCACGGGCCAGCAATTCGCGATGATGTACATCTCGATGCAGAACCCGAACATGACCAAGGAGCAGCTGACCGAGTATATCGAACGCGTCATCAGGCCCCGCATGTCGACGGTCGAAGGCGTCGCCGACGTGCAGATCTTCGGTGCCCAGGAATACTCGATGCGGGTCTGGATCGATCCGGTCAGGCTCGCCGCGCGCGGTGTGACCGCATCGGAAGTGCTGACGGCGATCAACAACTCCAACTTCCTGTCGGCGCCCGGCAACACCGAGAACGAATATGTCGTCTCCTCGATCACCGTGCGCTCGACGCTCCAGACGCCGGAAGCCTTCGCCGAACTGCCGCTGCGCTCGACCGACGGCAATGTGGTGCGGCTGCGCGATGTCGCCCGCGTCGAACTGGGCGCCGAGAATACCGACACCAGGGTTTCCTTCAACGGCAAGCCAGGCACCTTCCTCGCCATCTTCCCGACCCCGGCTGCCAATCCCCTGACCACGGCGGCGGCGCTCACCAAGCTGGTGCCTCAAATCCAGGAGACGTTGCCGAAAGGCATGACGATCGAGATCGTCTACGACGCGACCGGGCAGATCAGCGCCTCGATCGACGAAGTGTTCAAGACCATCGGCGAGGCCGTTGCCATCGTCGTCGTCGTCATCCTTTTGTTCCTTGGCTCTTTCCGTTCGGTGATGATGCCCATCGTCACCATCCCGCTGTCGCTGATCGGCGTCTGCTTCCTGTTGTTCGCGGTGGGCTATTCGATCAATCTTCTGTCGCTGCTCGCCATGGTTCTGGCGATCGGCCTCGTCGTCGACGACGCCATCGTGGTGGTGGAGAATATCCACCGCCACATGGAAGAGGACCACATGTCGCCGATGCAGGCGGCCTTCAACGGCATGCGCGAGATCGCCACCGCCATCGTCGCCATGACCATGACGCTGGCCGCGGTGTTCGCACCATTGGCCTTCACCGGCGGCCTGACCGGCGCGCTGTTCCGCGAATTCGCCGTCACGCTCGCCGGCTCGGTGGTGCTGTCGGGCGTGATCGCCATCACCATCACGCCAATGATGTCGGCGCGCCTGCTGAAGTCCGGCACGCCAGGCCGTTTCCAGCGCATTGTCGACGGCACTTTCGCGCGGGTCGAGCACGTCTATGAGCGGGCCGTCACCGGGTCGCTCAACTATCGCCCGCTGACGCTGATCATCGTGCTGGCGCTTGTCGGGGTGACCGGCTTCATGTTCACCAAGACCTCAACCGAACTGGCGCCGGAAGAAGACCAGGGCTTCCTGCTCTCGCTTGTAACGGCGCCGCGTTATGCGACATCCGATTACACCGAGACTTACGTCAACCAGATGCTCGGTCTGGTGAAGGATATTCCCGAAACGCGGGCGCAGTTCTCGGCCGTCGCGTTCGGCGGCACGACGAACAGTGCGTTCGTCGGTTTCGCCTTCAAGGACTGGGCGGAGCGCAAGCGCAACTCGAAGGAGCTGCAGGCCGACATCACAGCCCGTCTCGCCAAGGTGGCGGGCGTCCAGGCCTTCGTCTTTGCGCCACCGACGCTGCCGGGCTCCGGCGGCGGCCTGCCCATCGCCCTGGTGGTGCGATCGACCGGCGACTCCTCGGAAGTGTACGACGTGGCCGAGAAGATCAAGAACAAGGCACAGGCCTCCGGCCGCTTCATCGTCGTGCAGAATTCGATGGCCTATGACGCGCCGCAGGTGACGGTGACCATCGATCGCGACCGCGCCGCGGCGCTGAACCTGCCGATCGCCGATATCGGCCGGACGCTGACGCTGCTGGTCGGCGGCGCCGAAGTGGCGCAGTTCGACCGCGACTCCAACAGCTACGACATCATCCCGCAGGTGCCGAAAGAATTCCGCGACAATCCCGAAAAACTCGGCGAGTACTTCGTGCGCAGCGTAACGGGCGAGATGGTGCCGCTGTCGGCGGTGGTGAAGATCTCGACCAATGCGTCGCCGGCCGCGATCGAGCAGTTCAACCAGCTGAATTCGTCGACGATCTCGGCGCTGCCGCTGCCCGGCGTCACCACGGGCGATGGATTGAAAGTCCTCGAGGACATAGCCAGGGAGAGCCTGCCCGACACCTTCTTCATCGACTATTCGGGCCAGTCCAGGCAGGAGAAGGAACAGGGCAACACGATCCTGATCGCCTTCGGGGCGGCCGTCATCGTCATCTATCTGGTGCTGGCGGCGCAGTTCGAAAGCTTCCGTGATCCGCTGATCATCATGATGGCGGTGCCGCTGTCGATCTTCGGCGCCATCGTGCCGCTCAATCTGGGCCTCGGCACACTCAACATCTACACGCAGGTCGGACTGATCACGCTGATCGGCCTGATCACCAAGCACGGCATCCTGCTGGTCGAGTTCGCCAACCAGCAGCGCGAGATCCACGGTATGCGGCGACGCGACGCCATCATCGCTTCGGCCAAGGTGCGGCTGCGGCCTATCCTGATGACGACGGCGGCGATGGCGCTTGGCGTGGTGCCGCTGATCACGTCCAGCGGCGCCGGCGCCGCGGCCCGCTATTCGATGGGCCTGGTCATTTTCACCGGCATCCTGGTAGGCACCATGTTCACGCTCTTCGTCGTGCCCATGTTCTATACCTTCATTGCCAGCAAGGACTTGCCCCAGCTGGCCGAGAAGCCGGATCCCAAATTGATGCCGGCATTGCCGAGCTGA